In the genome of Paenibacillus pabuli, the window CAGAGTGGACCTATGACGTACCTACCGATACGACAACCCAAATACATAGTAAGAACTATTATTTTACAGGAAATATCTTCTACCCTATCGTATCAGAACAGACTAACTCTCAAACTGCATATACATTCTTGTATCAGTCAGATCGCTCTACCGGCAAAACTAAATCCGTAAACTCCCTATTAGCGATAGACGACAAAACTGGAAAACAGAAGTGGATTCATAAATCGCCTATGCCCTACAATTCGTTTGAGATAGATCAGAGCGGTAATGTCTACTACTTCGTTGAGGTAAATTCCGGTAACAAGAAGGTATACCAGTTGATCTCTCTGGATTCAAATAACAAGCCACGCTGGGTCAAAACATTCAAAGAGTACTTTCAATTCAATGTCCTAGAAGATGGGCGCATAGCTGTGGTTACTTTCACAAAAGACACCAGTGTGATCACTCTTTATACAAAGGAAGGCGAGCCACTTATCAAAAGGGAGTTCCCTGGCCACGTACGGCATATACAGGGGAACTACGTCGGATTGATAAATTCTGATGCTCCGAGAAACACAACAACAATTGATATTTACTCCATTCCTACAGGAAAGAAGATTATTTCCGCTGTCCAACCGCAGGATCACGTCAATATTGTACATGCTGACTTTGAAGTTCTAAGTGGCGGAACTGTGATTGTTCCCATCTACGATGCAAAGATGAAAGTGGAAACCTTGCACGGCTACAAGCCTAATGGGGAAGAAAAATGGATCAGACCATTGCCTAAGCCAGCACAGGATGCCGTTTTCGGTACAACGTACGCGCATAATATGTACGATTCTTTTTACGTATCCTTAGGAAATAACTATCTGATTCAAGAGAAAAATAAGCTTAGTCTCTACAATACTAACAATCAATTGATTGCGACCAAGACGTTTACTGATTTACCTGCACAAGGACTGTTACAAAGACTAAATGATCAGAGCATTGTCTTCGGAGCCGTCGACAAAACACAAGCTTGGTATGATTCATCTAAACCGGAGCCGAAGAAAGCCGCCTACTATATTCTGGATTCTAATACACTAAAAATAAAAAACTCTTTTGTAATCAATGACGCACTTTTTCACCAAGCCGATGTTCGTTTTCACGATGCAAATACTTTCTATATCCAGATGAGTAAAACCATTGCCAAATACGTTCTAGAGTAGCATATGCAGACTGCTCATTAATTTTATTGAGATATCTTTTCCCGTTAGCTTAGTGAGAGAACCTCATTTTTCCCTTGTATGACCCACGTAATCTCAGGTTCATCTCCTTATAGGGTCACATCCGATCCTAGATCTTCAATGTTTTCCTTTATCCAAGAACGCAGCTTAACAGCATAGAAAGCTCGTTCATCTGGAATGTGAAAATGATACCGTCATCTTTTTCTTCCACACCTTTCGGTGGCACGTTAACGTTAAATCATCCGAAAAGCATTGTTGTTGCGACTGTGCCATGTGATCACCGCTCCTAAATAAATCAACCTTATCAAGTCTTGCCAGTAAGTTGGCAAGGCTTTTTGCCTTGCATGTAACCATAGTATCGCTTTGCCGATGTAATCTTTAGATTTTCTTCAGAATTATGCTTATTAATTCCTTAGTTTTTTTCATTATGATTTCTATATCGACAAGAGAGGAGGCAAAAAATGATCAGTAATACGATCTTAGAGCTACTACATCAGTATGGATATCTGATTTTTTATTTTGCCTTCACATTAGGGCCATTTGGCATTCCAATTCCGAATGAGATCACGATTATCAGTGGTGCCATTTTAAGTCACACGGGTGTTATCAATTCATGTATCACATACTTCTGCATTTTAACAGGACTATTAACCGCCATTACCTTTGCTTATTTTGCAGGGAAGTTATTTGGACCCAAGATAAAACAGAGATTTCAACATAATAAGCACTTCGTTAAGGCCGAACTGATTCTGAACAAGAGTGGCAATTGGGCGATGTGCATCGGTTTATTCATTCCAATCGTGCGATATGTTCTCCCTCTGGTCATTGGACTGGGCGGCGTTAAATATCGGAAATTTGCTCTCATTTCATATTCCAGTGCTTTGCTTTGGACCATAACGTATTTTACAGCGGGAATCTACTTCGGCGTTCCCATACTATCAATGCTTCATTTATTACAATTCTAATCGATTTTGATAACATACCATCACATATACGGAGGAACCACAAACATGAATTCTAATGAACCCATCTTATTTCTGAAAAGCTTTCTTCAAAGCCCCAAACATGTAGGCAGCATCATACCCAGTTCCCGGTTTCTCGCCAACCACATGGTAAATCAAGCATCTTGGCCAACGGCAAAAGCAATCGCCGAACTCGGAGCGGGTACAGGTGCCATCACTCGTTATATTCATCAACAGGTACAGGATTCAACTAAAGTGTTAGTATTTGAGATGAACGACACGATGAGGAATAACCTGCAGAATGCATACCCGGAATTCTCCTGTTACCCGGATGCTGCTCGATTAGTGGAATCCATGAAGAAAGAGGGCGTTCAACAACTGGACTATATTTTTAGCGGGTTGCCTTTCTTCAACTTTGAGTCTGATTTAAGACACACTTTGGTAGATCAGATTCATAAAGCACTCAAACCTGGAGGGTTATTCATCGCTTTTCAATATTCACTTCAAATGAAAAAAACATTATCCGAGCACTTTATCATCGAAAAAGTTGATTTTGTGCCATTGAATATCCCTCCTGCCTTCGTTTATGTCTGTCGCAAAAAGGAAACAATTTAAACAACTCAGGCTATGGTTTACACTGATATTATCCATTGATAAGGATTTATAAGTTTATTTAAAACAGGTCATAAAAGGAGTGTTGGATTGTGAGTACCGTTCTCGTTGTTGATGATGAGCCCGACATCCGTGATGTCATCCATGTCTATTTACGTAACGAAGGATATCAGGTCATTGAAGCAGCCAATGGTGAAGAAGCCCTAAATATTATCAAAACTACATCGGTCCAGCTCGTTATACTGGATGTGATGATGCCCATTATGGACGGAATCAAAGCCTGCTTCAAAATAAGAGAAGTATCCACCACCCCCATTATTATGCTGTCCGCCAAGGAAGAGGACATTGATAAAATTACAGGCCTGACTACCGGGGCTGACGATTACATGGTCAAACCGTTTAATCCGTTAGAATTACTAGCTCGCGTTAAGGCTCAGCTACGACGTCAAACACTGATTGGCAAAGCAGAATTCAATTCACTTATCCTGATCAAGGAACTTGCTATTGATACAAGTAAACATTCCGTGAAGTTAAAGGAGAATGACATTTCGCTTACGCCACTGGAGTTTTCCATTCTGGTGTTGCTTGCCAGCCATCCCGGTCAAGTTTTCAGCTCCGAAAAGATTTACGAAACCGTATGGAAAGAACCTTACGGGTATTCAGATAATACGGTTATGGTCCATATTCGCAATCTGCGAGAGAAGCTGGAAGTGAATCCACGAGAACCTCAGTATATTAAAACGGTATGGGGAGTGGGTTATAAAATTGATTAAACGATCTAACCCTTCTCATCGAACTCGAAAGAAGAAAATTCAGATTAACATTTTGATCCGAATTATTTTGAGTACCATTGCTGCCGCTGGCTTTAATAATATGCTCATTTACCTATCTATAGATGTTTTTAAAGCTTGGGATCAGGCTTGGTTTCGTAATTCGCTTCCGTATGTCATTACTCCAATTTTTATATTAACTTTTATCTTAACCTTCTTATTTTTAACACGTCGAATGGTTAAAGATATCATTCACTTGGAGCAAGGGCTTCAATTTATATCTGAAGGAAATCTGGACTACCGGGTGCCCGTTAATCGACAAGATGAACTTGGGCGAGTCGCTTCCAACATTAATCACATGACTGAACAGCTGCAACTGCAGATGGTTAAGGAGCGCGAGCTGGAGAAATCCAAGATGGATATGATCACGGGCATCTCACATGACCTGCGCACACCGCTAACCAGCATAATTGGCTATATTGAGCTTCTAAGAACAGAATCATTTCAAGACAAAGCAGAGTATGACCGCTTCATTCAAAACACCTATAACAAAGCAACGCATTTAAAGAAGCTGCTCGATGACTTATTTGAATACACACGTCTAACCTCAGTGGATATGCGATTGGATTTGAGAAAGGTTGACCTATATCAGCTATTGGACCAGTTGCTATTTGAATTTGAACCTTTAGCTCAGGAAAATGGTATTCATATCGAGAAAGAGCTTGGCGATTCCCCAATCATGGCCTGTGTGGATAGTGATAAGATTGCTCGGGCCATCGATAATCTTCTTATGAACGCCCTCAAATATTCCTTGAAACCTGGTGCGATTCATATTCGAATGAGTATGCTTCATGACCACATTACCATTAAAGTCGAAAATAAAGGTGCGCCGCTCACAATAGAGCAAAAAGATAAGCTGTTTGATCGCTTTTACAAGGTTGATTATTCAAGAAGCAGCGAAGGCATTCAAACGGGGGCTGGTTTGGGTCTTTCGATTGCAAGAAATATTGCGGAGTTACATCAGGGTACCTTAACGCTTCAACATACGCTTAACGTATTTACATTCCAACTAAGATTGCCTTCTAACATCCAGTGAAACATCAATGAATTCAACAATGGAGGATACCGCAATGAAAACATACGAACCGTTTCTTTTCCTGCAGGGATTCTTAAAGAACCCCAAACGAGTAGGGAGTGTCCTGCCCAGTTCCAAATTTCTAGCCAATAAAATCGTCCAGTCTGTACAATGGGATGAAGTTAAAACCATTGCAGAGCTGGGGCCAGGAACAGGTGTCATCACACGTCTTATGAGAGCAGAATTACCGAAATCTGCAACCGTGTTTTTATTTGAGCGAGACCCCAAAATGAGGAGTAATCTGAAGAAAACATATCCTGAATTCTTGTTCCATTCGAATGCATCCTATCTTTTAAAAAGGATCCACCAAGAACAGATTCACCAGTTGGATTGTATCATTAGTGGACTACCCTTTTTTAATTTTTCCAGAGAAATGAGACAAAACATCCTGTCACAGATCCATACAGCGCTCCGACCTGGAGGCACGTTAGTGTTATATCAGCACTCACTTCATATGAAAAAACAATTAACTGAGCTATTTGATATTGATAAAATTGAATTTGTACCTCTCAGCTTCCCTCCTGTTTTTGTGTATATTTGTCGCAAAAAGAAAGATGAAGGACACAGTGAAACGAGAGAATCAGTATAAGTTCTTGTTCTGTCTTCATAAGAAGCGTTGAAAAAAAACCATCTATAAAAAGATGGTTTTTCAACGAATTAACATTACCGCGCCTTCTCAACACGAGCAATAAGTTCTTGAATCACATCGTCAGGCGACCGATCAATCATCCAATTTTGCCCAAACATCTGGAACAATTTCACTACAGGGAAGTCCTCCCAGAATCCGACGAATTCTTCGTTTAGATAAACCTTGTCCGTGACATGCTCGTTCATTTCATGCAGGGACTCTTCTAACACTTTTTTTGCCACGGAATCGCTCAACCATTCGCTTAGCAGGCTGAACTTGTGAAACGTGACTTCTTCCTTTCCAAAGTTGCAATGCAAACGTTCCGTGATCCGGATGTCTCTGGATGAGCTGCCCAGTGCGATTTGGAAAAAGCCACTCTCTGCAACCCAACGGTTATACTTGGTGTTGTAGTATGAGAAGTCTCTCTCTTCAAGCTCGAAGACGATTCTGCGCTTTTCGCCCGGCTCAAGCTCGATTTTGGCAAAAGCTTTTAGTTCCTTCTCCGGACGGGTCCAGCTGCATTCCTCATCGTGCACATACAACTGAACAACTTCCTTTCCTTTTCGCTTGCCCGTGTTTTTCAGTTGAAAGGACACCGTAACCCCTTTATTCACTTGAGCTACTTCGAGGTCCGTATATGAAAACGAAGTGTAGGACAAACCATGACCAAACGGGAATTGCGGTGCAAGTTCTTTACGATCGTAATATCGGTAGCCTACAAATAGACCTTCGCGATAATACAGTTTGCCGTTTTCTCCCCGAATCCGCATATGGGACGGGTTATCCGACAACTTCACAGGGAAGGTCTCGGATAATTTGCCTGACGGGTTCTCCTGTCCAAACAATACTTCTGCGATGGCTCTCCCCATGCCTTGGCCCGACAACCAAGAATGAACAACACCAGGCACAAGCTGCACCCATGGGCGCATGACAAGAGCAGAGCCACTGCTTGTCACCACGATGCACTTAGGCTGAACCGCTGCAACCGCCTGAATCAACTTCACTTGATGCTCCGGCAGATCGATGCTCTTCAGATCGCGCATCTCCGATTCGGCATATTCCGGTTGGCCAACGAACAGGACTGCCACGTCGGAATTCATGGCCAAAGATACACTTTCTTTAATCAAGTCTTCCTGAATAGAGTCATCCTCCGGGTAACCTTCAGCGTAACCCAATGTTACCGAGGCTCCGGCCAGCTCCTTAATTTCATCCCAAGGAATGTCAACTCTAGTAGGGGTTACCTTTGCACTGCCCGCCCCCTGAATTCGCGGTTTCTTGGCAAACCGTCCAATCACGGCAATTGACGAGATCGAATCCGACTGCAGCGGAAGAATCGCGTTTTCGTTTTTCAGAAGGACAATACTTTCGACTGCCGCTTTACGTGCAAGGGCATGATAGTTTTGATCTCCGTAAGAGTCTGTGGCTTGGTTGCTCGTCACCCGCTCGACCAGCTTCAAAATGCGGGCAACACTCCGATTCAGCTGTTCCTCGGAAAGATTCCCGTTCTGAATGGCTTCAACGATCGCTTTCGTATTGTAATGAGCAGGACCCGGCATTTCAAGATCAAGTCCAGCCTTCAGGCCGCGAATCCGGTCATTAACGGCAGTCCAGTCGGACAGAACAACACCTTCGTAACCCCATTCTTCTCTCAAAATGTCATTCAGCAGATGTTCATTCTCGCTTGTATACGTTCCATTTAACAAGTTATAGGAACACATCACCGTCCATGGATCAGATTTTTTGATGATACGTTCAAAAGCACTTAGGTAAATTTCGCGCAGTGTCCGCTCATCTATCTCCGAACTGGTTACCATTTTCTCAAATTCCTGATTGTTACCAGCAAAGTGTTTGAGTGAAGCTCCGACCCCCTCGCTTTGGATACCGTTAATGAATGATGCACCGAGTTCACCCGTCAAACATGGATCTTCCGAGTAGTACTCAAAATTTCTTCCGCCAAGCGGTGTTCTTTTCATGTTAATTCCCGGTCCGAGCAGTAACTCGACATCCATGGCCTTCGATTCACGACCTAGCGCGACTCCAACATCATACATTAATTCTGTATTCCAGGAGGAGCCTATCGCAGAACCCGTAGGGTAACAGGTCGCGGGAACGTTCTCTGTTGTGATGCCCATTTCTTCGTCACTGTTCGTTTTACGGATCCCGTTAGTTCCGTCATACATATGAACGGGCGGGATATTTAACCGCTCAATTCCTTTGGTCATCCACATATTTAATCCTGCGCAGATGGAGGCTTTTTCGTTAAGAGTCATTTCCGTCAGCAATTCATTAATCGATTTGTTCATGTCAATTCATCCTTTTTAATCAGTTTTGTTCCTGTTCCTTTTTCAGTTCTTGAGCATCATATAGTTTGAAAAACGGGAACCATACAACGAATACAATTACGAGGATTATCGCCAGCAAAATGAGTCCGTTGACGCCGGACATAATGTAGGTGGACAGTCCGATTGGCGTATACCACAATTGAAAGATTTGGCTCGGAATTCTTGCAAAACCCATATCTAACGCCAAATACACAATAATCGGCGTGATCAGTCCGTTGATCCACATCGGTACCATGAGAAGCGGATTGAAAGCAATCGGTGCTCCGTACACAACTGGCTCGTTAATATTGAACAAGGAAGGGATAATGGTCGCCTTGCCGACAGACTTTAATTTTTTCGATCTTGCCAACAGGAACCAGACGACGAGTGGCAAGGTTGCACCCATTCCTCCAATACCAAGCCAGCCGGAGAAGAAAGTTTCGAAGGTATTAATATTGACTGGATCTTGTCCTGCCGCGACGAGAGCGGCATTCTCTTCGATTGCGGGTATCCATATGGCGTACCAGATCGGTGTCATGACCCATGGACTTACGCCGAAGGAATACAGGACAACACCGATGAAGTTAAATAATACAAACCCAGTCAGGCTTTGACCCATGGCATTGATGGGTTCAAACACGCTTACGATCAGTGCAAAGATATCGAAGTGAAGCTGGTATACGAGCAACCATCCAGAAGTTAACACCAAAGCAATAGGGACGAGAAAGTCGAACCAATCCATGATGAATTCGGGAAGAGATGATCCTTTTTTGAAAAATGAGAATTTATTGCATACATTCATGACAACTGCAACAAATACCCCCACCAAGAGCGCCGTAATCATACCGGAAGGACCAAATCGTTCAAGGATGAACTGAATGGTTCCATCTTCATTCACGCTCGGATTTAGAAGCATAACGAACAGGGAGACCCCTGACATTCCCGCAAGCAGCTTAATTTTGTGGCGATCCTTTTTTTCCATAACTACATATGGCGTCAAAAAAGCAATAAACAGACCCAATAAACCAAAACTGAATGTCGTTATGGGTGTCAGATCCGGCATTCCCGGAATGAAATCCTGCAAAATCGAAATTAATGTAATGATCGAACCGATAAAAATCATCGGGATAGCGACCATGATCGCTTCTTGAATCGACGAAACCCAAATATTGTTCGTAAACGCCTCCAATCTGGGCGCAAACGATTCTGTCATCCATTTCATAAAACGCTTCATCCAAACTCCCCCTAATTTCCTCTTAGCTGCTATAACTAAAGTATAAAGTTATATGTTAACGCTTTCTTGTTGTAACTTGCCGCATCTTGGTTCGTTTTTTGTCCTCTTCATGCCTTTAGTTCTATCTTGTCTGAATCTGTTGGAATTAAACAACAAAAAACACCCCTTCCTTACGGAAAGGATGCCTTCAGTTGAAGATTACACAATCATTTAGTACTGCCGATCGAGGGTAAGCAGCGTTATACCATGTGGCGGGAGCAAAATTTCTCTGCGCCAATGTTCACCTTGCACGATTTCTGAGCGGATTACCGGACCACT includes:
- a CDS encoding class I SAM-dependent methyltransferase, with the translated sequence MKTYEPFLFLQGFLKNPKRVGSVLPSSKFLANKIVQSVQWDEVKTIAELGPGTGVITRLMRAELPKSATVFLFERDPKMRSNLKKTYPEFLFHSNASYLLKRIHQEQIHQLDCIISGLPFFNFSREMRQNILSQIHTALRPGGTLVLYQHSLHMKKQLTELFDIDKIEFVPLSFPPVFVYICRKKKDEGHSETRESV
- a CDS encoding sensor histidine kinase, translating into MILSTIAAAGFNNMLIYLSIDVFKAWDQAWFRNSLPYVITPIFILTFILTFLFLTRRMVKDIIHLEQGLQFISEGNLDYRVPVNRQDELGRVASNINHMTEQLQLQMVKERELEKSKMDMITGISHDLRTPLTSIIGYIELLRTESFQDKAEYDRFIQNTYNKATHLKKLLDDLFEYTRLTSVDMRLDLRKVDLYQLLDQLLFEFEPLAQENGIHIEKELGDSPIMACVDSDKIARAIDNLLMNALKYSLKPGAIHIRMSMLHDHITIKVENKGAPLTIEQKDKLFDRFYKVDYSRSSEGIQTGAGLGLSIARNIAELHQGTLTLQHTLNVFTFQLRLPSNIQ
- a CDS encoding DedA family protein, whose product is MISNTILELLHQYGYLIFYFAFTLGPFGIPIPNEITIISGAILSHTGVINSCITYFCILTGLLTAITFAYFAGKLFGPKIKQRFQHNKHFVKAELILNKSGNWAMCIGLFIPIVRYVLPLVIGLGGVKYRKFALISYSSALLWTITYFTAGIYFGVPILSMLHLLQF
- a CDS encoding response regulator transcription factor, with protein sequence MSTVLVVDDEPDIRDVIHVYLRNEGYQVIEAANGEEALNIIKTTSVQLVILDVMMPIMDGIKACFKIREVSTTPIIMLSAKEEDIDKITGLTTGADDYMVKPFNPLELLARVKAQLRRQTLIGKAEFNSLILIKELAIDTSKHSVKLKENDISLTPLEFSILVLLASHPGQVFSSEKIYETVWKEPYGYSDNTVMVHIRNLREKLEVNPREPQYIKTVWGVGYKID
- a CDS encoding beta-glucosidase family protein — its product is MNKSINELLTEMTLNEKASICAGLNMWMTKGIERLNIPPVHMYDGTNGIRKTNSDEEMGITTENVPATCYPTGSAIGSSWNTELMYDVGVALGRESKAMDVELLLGPGINMKRTPLGGRNFEYYSEDPCLTGELGASFINGIQSEGVGASLKHFAGNNQEFEKMVTSSEIDERTLREIYLSAFERIIKKSDPWTVMCSYNLLNGTYTSENEHLLNDILREEWGYEGVVLSDWTAVNDRIRGLKAGLDLEMPGPAHYNTKAIVEAIQNGNLSEEQLNRSVARILKLVERVTSNQATDSYGDQNYHALARKAAVESIVLLKNENAILPLQSDSISSIAVIGRFAKKPRIQGAGSAKVTPTRVDIPWDEIKELAGASVTLGYAEGYPEDDSIQEDLIKESVSLAMNSDVAVLFVGQPEYAESEMRDLKSIDLPEHQVKLIQAVAAVQPKCIVVTSSGSALVMRPWVQLVPGVVHSWLSGQGMGRAIAEVLFGQENPSGKLSETFPVKLSDNPSHMRIRGENGKLYYREGLFVGYRYYDRKELAPQFPFGHGLSYTSFSYTDLEVAQVNKGVTVSFQLKNTGKRKGKEVVQLYVHDEECSWTRPEKELKAFAKIELEPGEKRRIVFELEERDFSYYNTKYNRWVAESGFFQIALGSSSRDIRITERLHCNFGKEEVTFHKFSLLSEWLSDSVAKKVLEESLHEMNEHVTDKVYLNEEFVGFWEDFPVVKLFQMFGQNWMIDRSPDDVIQELIARVEKAR
- a CDS encoding PTS sugar transporter subunit IIC; translated protein: MKRFMKWMTESFAPRLEAFTNNIWVSSIQEAIMVAIPMIFIGSIITLISILQDFIPGMPDLTPITTFSFGLLGLFIAFLTPYVVMEKKDRHKIKLLAGMSGVSLFVMLLNPSVNEDGTIQFILERFGPSGMITALLVGVFVAVVMNVCNKFSFFKKGSSLPEFIMDWFDFLVPIALVLTSGWLLVYQLHFDIFALIVSVFEPINAMGQSLTGFVLFNFIGVVLYSFGVSPWVMTPIWYAIWIPAIEENAALVAAGQDPVNINTFETFFSGWLGIGGMGATLPLVVWFLLARSKKLKSVGKATIIPSLFNINEPVVYGAPIAFNPLLMVPMWINGLITPIIVYLALDMGFARIPSQIFQLWYTPIGLSTYIMSGVNGLILLAIILVIVFVVWFPFFKLYDAQELKKEQEQN
- a CDS encoding class I SAM-dependent methyltransferase; protein product: MNSNEPILFLKSFLQSPKHVGSIIPSSRFLANHMVNQASWPTAKAIAELGAGTGAITRYIHQQVQDSTKVLVFEMNDTMRNNLQNAYPEFSCYPDAARLVESMKKEGVQQLDYIFSGLPFFNFESDLRHTLVDQIHKALKPGGLFIAFQYSLQMKKTLSEHFIIEKVDFVPLNIPPAFVYVCRKKETI